One segment of Planctomycetota bacterium DNA contains the following:
- a CDS encoding trypsin-like peptidase domain-containing protein, which yields MLRGILTGVVVSVCLLAVYTSGVVTGRASVADRPVIEKVDPAVFARFEDPSKLFVAATKAAQPAVAHLIVTRLVRYRDPFEDFFSDEFVQRFFRRRMPERVGRQTSMGSGVIVDPSGIILTNAHVVRDAHEVLAKLPDGRTFKAVEVRVSSTVDLAIVKIEGRDLPAAELGDSDALEVGQWVIAIGNPFGLEHTVTTGVISAIRRNAEESEEFIQTDAAINPGNSGGPLVDLRGRVVGINTAIYTRTGGYQGIGFALPINVAKEIMERMKR from the coding sequence ATGCTTCGAGGGATTCTGACCGGCGTGGTGGTGAGCGTCTGTCTTTTGGCCGTCTACACGAGCGGGGTCGTCACCGGACGGGCCTCGGTGGCCGACCGGCCCGTGATCGAGAAGGTGGACCCCGCGGTCTTCGCGCGCTTCGAAGATCCGTCCAAGCTCTTCGTCGCGGCGACCAAGGCCGCCCAACCCGCCGTGGCCCACCTCATCGTCACGCGCCTGGTGCGCTACCGGGATCCGTTCGAGGATTTCTTCAGCGACGAGTTCGTCCAGCGGTTCTTCCGCCGCCGCATGCCCGAGCGGGTCGGCCGGCAGACCTCCATGGGTTCGGGCGTGATCGTGGATCCCTCGGGGATCATCCTGACCAACGCCCATGTCGTGCGCGACGCCCATGAGGTTCTGGCCAAGCTTCCCGACGGTCGCACGTTCAAGGCGGTCGAAGTGCGGGTGAGCTCGACGGTGGACCTGGCGATCGTGAAGATCGAAGGGCGCGACCTTCCGGCGGCGGAGCTCGGGGACAGCGACGCCCTGGAGGTCGGTCAATGGGTGATCGCGATCGGCAATCCCTTCGGACTCGAGCACACGGTAACGACGGGGGTGATCTCCGCCATCCGGCGCAACGCCGAGGAGAGCGAGGAATTCATCCAGACGGACGCGGCGATCAACCCGGGGAACTCCGGCGGACCGCTGGTGGATCTGCGCGGACGGGTGGTGGGGATCAACACCGCGATTTACACCCGCACGGGCGGCTACCAGGGGATCGGCTTCGCGCTCCCGATCAACGTGGCCAAGGAGATCATGGAGCGGATGAAGCGGTAA
- a CDS encoding J domain-containing protein produces MTERDYYAELGVSRNATPEEISQAFRKLALQYHPDRNPGNKEAEEKFKRISEAYQVLSDPKSRAAYDRGGTRQVEVDTGFRGFESVDEVFGRFGDLFSELFGDGWFGGPFGPARGGRRRESFFFGEGEAEEGGGRRSGRGQDYEGELELSFEEAALGCTKTLTLEGSAACESCGGSGLMERSGRQGRGFVSIRSTCPQCGGTGVGPDRPRTVEVRVPPGVTEGTVLRLRGLGGAGGRRGPSGDLHLRIRVRPSSVFRREGRDLHCRVVIDPETAARGGTVDVPLLRGTAEMRVPPGTRSGQQFRLAGQGVATEDHGRGDLYVTVEVAAPRGAYR; encoded by the coding sequence ATGACTGAGCGAGACTATTACGCGGAGTTGGGGGTTTCCAGGAACGCCACGCCCGAGGAGATCAGCCAGGCGTTCCGGAAGCTGGCGCTCCAGTACCATCCGGACCGGAATCCCGGCAACAAGGAAGCCGAGGAGAAATTCAAGCGCATTTCCGAGGCCTACCAGGTCCTGAGCGACCCGAAGTCGCGGGCCGCGTACGATCGGGGCGGCACGCGTCAGGTCGAGGTGGACACCGGCTTCCGGGGCTTCGAGTCGGTGGACGAGGTGTTCGGCCGGTTCGGGGACCTTTTCTCCGAGCTTTTCGGAGACGGCTGGTTCGGAGGACCCTTCGGACCGGCGCGGGGTGGCCGGAGGCGGGAGTCCTTCTTCTTTGGAGAAGGGGAGGCGGAGGAAGGCGGGGGGCGGCGTTCCGGGCGCGGCCAGGATTACGAGGGCGAGCTGGAACTGTCCTTCGAAGAGGCGGCGCTGGGATGCACGAAGACTCTGACACTCGAGGGATCCGCGGCCTGCGAAAGCTGCGGGGGCTCCGGCCTCATGGAGCGTTCGGGGCGTCAGGGTCGCGGGTTCGTCTCGATCCGCTCGACCTGTCCGCAGTGCGGCGGGACGGGCGTGGGTCCGGACCGTCCGCGCACCGTGGAAGTGCGCGTGCCCCCCGGGGTGACCGAGGGCACGGTGCTGCGGCTGCGGGGGCTGGGCGGGGCGGGAGGCCGGCGAGGGCCGTCGGGCGACCTGCACCTGCGGATTCGCGTGCGTCCGAGTTCCGTCTTCCGTCGCGAGGGGCGGGATCTGCACTGCCGCGTCGTGATCGATCCCGAGACGGCCGCCCGCGGCGGCACGGTGGACGTTCCGCTCCTGCGCGGCACCGCTGAGATGAGAGTTCCGCCGGGCACCCGTTCCGGCCAGCAGTTCCGTCTGGCCGGGCAGGGCGTGGCCACGGAGGACCACGGCCGCGGCGACCTCTATGTGACCGTGGAGGTGGCCGCTCCGCGGGGCGCCTACCGGTGA
- a CDS encoding histidine triad nucleotide-binding protein produces MSDCLFCKIAARQVKADVVRETEDLVAFRDIRPQAPTHVLVIPKRHVATLNDLSEADAPLVGKMFLLAKEIARAEKIDGSGWRTVFNVNRDAGQTVFHIHLHVLGGRPMAWPPG; encoded by the coding sequence ATGAGCGACTGTCTGTTCTGCAAGATCGCCGCCCGCCAGGTGAAGGCGGACGTGGTGCGCGAGACGGAGGATCTGGTGGCGTTCCGGGACATCCGGCCCCAGGCGCCGACGCACGTGCTGGTGATTCCCAAGAGGCACGTGGCGACGCTCAATGATCTTTCGGAGGCGGATGCGCCGCTTGTCGGAAAGATGTTTCTTTTGGCCAAGGAGATCGCGCGCGCCGAGAAGATCGACGGATCCGGCTGGCGGACGGTCTTCAACGTCAACCGCGACGCCGGCCAGACGGTCTTTCACATCCACCTGCACGTCCTGGGAGGCCGGCCGATGGCCTGGCCGCCGGGTTAA